The sequence TTGAAGATGAAGTATTTCCCGAAAAAGCCGCCCATGGGGGGGATCCCCGCCAGGCTCAGCATGGTGATGGCGACAGCCACGCCCAGGGCCGGGCGTTTCCATCCAAGGCCCCGAAGATTCTCGAACTGGACGTGCTCGCCCACCAGGCCGTAGGCCGTCAGCATGCCGAAAGCGGCCATGTTCATGGCCAGGTAGATGACCAGATAGAACAGCACGCCCGCGTAGGCTTCCGGCGTTCCCGCTACGAAGCCCAGGAGCAGGTAGCCCGCATGGCTGATGCTGGAATAGGCCAACATGCGCTTGACGTTCGATTGAGGAAGGGCGGAGAGGTTGCCGACGATCATGGTCGCCGCGGCGAGCACGGCCAGGGCCATGCCCACGCGCTCGCCGACCGCCGTGTGCAGGCCGATGCCGCCCGGGAAGGCCCGCATCAGCGCGATCACCGCGACGCCCTTGGTGGCCACGGACATGAAACCCGCGATGGGGTGGGGCGAGGCTTCGTAGGCATCCGGCGTCCATTGGTGGAAGGGCACCGCGCTGATCTTGAACAGGAAGCCCATGAGCAGCAGGGCTGCCCCCACCAGGACCAGCGGGTCCGCGCCGGCGGCTTGGACCGCGCTTCCGATGCCGTCGAGCTCCAGGGTTCCGGTCAGGCCATAGAGCAGCACCGTGCCCATGAGGAAGCAGGAGGAGGCGACCGCCCCGGTGATGAAGTACTTCATGCCGCCTTCCACGGATTCCTGGCGGAACCGCACGGTGGCGGTGAGCACGTACAGCGGCAGGCTGAGGAGTTCCAGGCCGAGGAACATCATGAGCAGGTTCGTGGTGGCGGCGAACAGCATCATGCCCACCGCCGAAAACAGCAGCAACGACAAGGTCTCGCCCTTCAGCCAGCCTTCGTGATGCAGGTGGTCCCAGAGCTGGAGCAGCGCCATCATGGCGGCCACCGTCACGAAGATCCCCGAGAACTGTCCCAGGCGGTCCATCTTCAGGTGCGAGAAAAAGACGTTCTGGCCCGTGGCCCACACCTTCGTGAAATAGAAGAAGCTCACGCCCAGCGCGAGCAGGGCCATGCCGAACATGGCGGCCCGGACGGCTTTGACCGTGTCCTGGTCCTTGTCCAGGCTGGCGATGGGGATGAGGCAGGCCGCCGCGGCGGGCACCAGCAGGGGCATGAGCGCGGCCCAGTTCTGGGAGGTGAGATTCATTTATGCACCTCTTCACCGGCGCCGGCGTGGTGGATGGGGGCATCTCCGCCGGCCGCCGGCCCGTTGGGCGGGACAGGCGCGGATTCGGGCTGAGGCGGCATTTTCACGCGGGGCTCCGGCGCCTTCGCGGCGTCCAGGAGATGGGCGATGGGCCGTTCGGAGATCGCGATGAAGGATCGGGGGTGCAGGCCCATCCAGAAGATGAGCAGGACGATGGGCACCATCACCGCGATCTCCCGCACGGAGAG comes from Holophagaceae bacterium and encodes:
- a CDS encoding NADH-quinone oxidoreductase subunit N — translated: MNLTSQNWAALMPLLVPAAAACLIPIASLDKDQDTVKAVRAAMFGMALLALGVSFFYFTKVWATGQNVFFSHLKMDRLGQFSGIFVTVAAMMALLQLWDHLHHEGWLKGETLSLLLFSAVGMMLFAATTNLLMMFLGLELLSLPLYVLTATVRFRQESVEGGMKYFITGAVASSCFLMGTVLLYGLTGTLELDGIGSAVQAAGADPLVLVGAALLLMGFLFKISAVPFHQWTPDAYEASPHPIAGFMSVATKGVAVIALMRAFPGGIGLHTAVGERVGMALAVLAAATMIVGNLSALPQSNVKRMLAYSSISHAGYLLLGFVAGTPEAYAGVLFYLVIYLAMNMAAFGMLTAYGLVGEHVQFENLRGLGWKRPALGVAVAITMLSLAGIPPMGGFFGKYFIFKELVKTGHVGLAVLGVTASLVSVYYYLRVVIALFLDQPSESQDRAASEKPEIQSFLSVTTVLVCAAIILAGGFFQRFLVDGFAAKALKEGIEILR